A single genomic interval of Shewanella psychropiezotolerans harbors:
- the yrfG gene encoding GMP/IMP nucleotidase, whose protein sequence is MFPWNEIDTVLLDMDGTLLDLHFDNHFWLSIVPAELSRQRGLNSQAAQALVESSYGKVFGTLDWYCLDYWESELRLDIMGLHKTLVDRIQLRQDSMPFLYALGEQKKSRILVTNAHPKSLALKLEHTELAAGLDHMLSSHETGYPKEHPHFWQHLFLQFQLDPSRCLFIDDNEDILQAAKDAGVGYQLGITNPDSQKPNKIFSDFPAIGDYHLLLDDLLAD, encoded by the coding sequence ATGTTTCCATGGAATGAGATAGATACTGTGTTGCTCGATATGGATGGAACCCTACTGGATCTACATTTCGATAATCACTTTTGGTTAAGCATAGTCCCAGCGGAATTAAGCCGACAAAGAGGCTTAAATAGCCAAGCCGCACAAGCGTTAGTTGAATCGTCTTACGGTAAAGTCTTCGGCACTTTAGACTGGTATTGCTTAGATTATTGGGAAAGTGAATTACGGCTCGATATCATGGGGCTGCATAAAACCTTGGTCGATAGAATTCAGTTAAGACAGGATAGCATGCCATTTCTGTACGCCCTCGGTGAGCAGAAAAAGTCTCGCATCCTGGTCACCAATGCCCATCCCAAGAGCTTAGCCCTGAAACTAGAACATACTGAACTGGCTGCGGGGCTAGACCATATGCTCTCCAGCCATGAAACTGGTTACCCGAAAGAGCATCCTCACTTCTGGCAACACCTCTTCTTGCAGTTCCAGTTAGATCCTAGCCGCTGCCTATTTATCGATGATAATGAAGATATATTGCAAGCAGCAAAAGATGCCGGTGTTGGTTACCAGCTGGGTATAACCAACCCAGACAGTCAGAAACCCAATAAAATATTTAGCGATTTTCCTGCAATAGGAGATTATCATCTGTTACTGGATGATCTTCTGGCAGATTAG
- a CDS encoding type II secretion system protein N: MNLAKKIIIGVCIYLVFLLALLPASVVMKLAPLPNNINLSGVSGSIWSGSIESVTIQNRQLEQVQWQLSPWALLLGQAKIDLVIGNRGSAVNGKGLVILSMSGIDAEGLRFEAPTSFLLGNNRLPFRTKVGGDISLFIDRLEQGTPWCEQLNGKLFINSAGVKNQFGNYPLGDIELGLSCVDGNVKVKSDETMNQLGFSGTLVLQAEKVVQLSAKIKETASQPEDLKKALAFLGKKDSQGYYPISYQGRVPGL; the protein is encoded by the coding sequence GTGAATTTAGCTAAAAAGATTATTATCGGCGTGTGCATCTATCTGGTATTTTTGCTGGCCTTATTACCTGCAAGTGTGGTGATGAAGCTGGCGCCTCTGCCTAATAATATCAACTTGAGTGGTGTTTCTGGCTCAATATGGTCGGGAAGTATCGAGTCGGTAACAATACAGAATAGGCAATTAGAGCAGGTTCAGTGGCAGTTGAGCCCCTGGGCTTTGTTGCTGGGTCAGGCCAAGATAGATCTGGTTATCGGTAATCGAGGCTCGGCGGTTAACGGTAAGGGATTAGTCATTCTTTCCATGAGCGGAATCGATGCCGAAGGCCTGAGATTCGAGGCGCCGACTAGCTTTCTGTTAGGCAATAATCGCTTACCCTTTAGAACGAAAGTCGGTGGCGATATCAGCTTGTTTATCGATCGTCTCGAACAAGGGACTCCTTGGTGTGAACAGTTAAATGGTAAGCTGTTTATCAATAGTGCCGGTGTAAAAAACCAGTTCGGCAACTATCCTCTTGGAGATATAGAGCTAGGCCTGAGCTGTGTCGATGGCAATGTGAAAGTGAAATCAGATGAGACTATGAATCAGTTAGGTTTCAGCGGAACCTTGGTGCTGCAGGCAGAAAAAGTGGTACAGCTCAGTGCTAAGATAAAAGAGACAGCTTCACAACCCGAAGATCTGAAGAAGGCATTGGCTTTCCTGGGTAAGAAAGACAGCCAAGGTTACTATCCGATCAGTTACCAAGGTAGAGTTCCCGGACTCTAA
- a CDS encoding type II secretion system protein M, with product MENVKVWWNGLILREKQLVSVCGVFLIIAFLYWGIWTPISNAEIEAERGLEAQQSTLNFVKQTANKIAGLKESGNKASFRGSLSAAVNQSAGAFGLEITRMQPQGKKIQIWMDDVPFDALLGYLNELVQEKGLSLESIDLAESDTVGLVRVRRIQLSQ from the coding sequence ATGGAAAATGTGAAAGTATGGTGGAACGGTCTCATCTTACGTGAGAAGCAGCTCGTCAGCGTCTGTGGTGTATTTCTCATTATTGCTTTTCTCTATTGGGGGATCTGGACACCGATATCTAATGCGGAAATTGAGGCCGAAAGAGGCCTAGAGGCACAACAGAGTACTCTTAATTTTGTTAAGCAGACGGCAAATAAGATAGCCGGTCTCAAAGAGAGTGGTAATAAAGCCAGTTTCAGAGGGAGTCTCAGTGCAGCAGTGAATCAGAGTGCAGGGGCGTTTGGCCTGGAGATCACTCGTATGCAGCCTCAGGGTAAGAAAATTCAAATCTGGATGGATGATGTCCCTTTCGATGCCTTACTCGGCTACCTTAACGAACTGGTACAAGAGAAAGGATTATCCTTAGAAAGCATAGATTTGGCAGAGTCTGATACGGTAGGTTTAGTACGTGTTCGTCGTATTCAATTGTCGCAGTAA
- the gspL gene encoding type II secretion system protein GspL, whose amino-acid sequence MSERLLIRLGTSQEQTCSWLVWSELEQEIIGSGELKDALELASLTERAGNRPVDVLVPSSAITLTQVELPEKGQRQAIQALPFMLEENLAENVDDLHFVTGPREGEHLSVAVVAHEQMQTWLTWLSDAGLKPKRIVPDCLALPLQQCQWAAIKFNQEYLLRTGAGVGVSLSEDWLNMALLRLLPADSEAMVTVAGYSELNLAGTQVQAQELELPMLVLAKGILSAPINLLSGSYTPKREYGKHIQIWRNAAIVIVVALVLSLVNKGLNIHQMNTEQARLQQQSETIFKQAVPGTSRIVNLRTQMDRHLRSMQGSGGGSEFFSMLEGLEEAFTQVPQLKPTTLRFDSARNELRMQVTAKSYAQVEQFKEIVSRSYRLDSGAMNSGEDSVTSTLTLRSK is encoded by the coding sequence TTGAGTGAAAGACTATTAATCCGCTTAGGAACGAGTCAGGAGCAAACTTGCTCATGGCTAGTTTGGTCTGAGCTGGAGCAGGAAATTATAGGTTCTGGTGAGCTTAAGGATGCCCTAGAATTGGCGAGCCTGACCGAGCGTGCCGGCAATCGTCCCGTCGATGTCCTCGTTCCCTCGTCGGCGATAACTTTGACCCAAGTGGAGTTGCCCGAGAAGGGACAACGTCAAGCGATCCAAGCGTTACCTTTCATGCTGGAAGAGAACCTGGCAGAAAATGTTGATGATCTGCATTTTGTCACGGGTCCTCGCGAGGGCGAGCACCTCAGCGTGGCTGTGGTTGCCCATGAGCAGATGCAAACCTGGTTAACTTGGCTCAGTGATGCGGGTTTAAAGCCTAAGCGTATCGTACCCGATTGTTTGGCATTACCTCTGCAGCAGTGCCAATGGGCGGCAATTAAATTTAATCAGGAATATTTACTCAGAACCGGTGCCGGAGTCGGAGTGAGTCTGAGTGAAGACTGGCTGAATATGGCTTTGCTAAGGCTGCTTCCAGCGGATAGCGAAGCTATGGTCACAGTTGCTGGCTACAGCGAGTTGAATTTAGCTGGTACTCAGGTACAGGCACAAGAACTCGAGCTTCCTATGTTAGTGCTGGCAAAAGGGATCTTATCGGCCCCGATTAACCTTTTGTCCGGTAGCTATACTCCTAAACGTGAATATGGCAAACATATACAGATTTGGCGAAATGCTGCGATTGTCATCGTGGTTGCCTTGGTGTTATCCCTAGTGAATAAAGGGCTCAACATTCACCAAATGAATACCGAGCAGGCACGTCTGCAGCAGCAGAGCGAGACCATTTTTAAGCAAGCCGTACCCGGAACCTCACGTATAGTAAATCTTAGAACTCAAATGGACAGACATCTCAGGAGCATGCAGGGCAGCGGAGGGGGAAGTGAATTCTTCTCTATGCTTGAAGGCTTAGAGGAGGCATTTACTCAGGTGCCTCAGTTAAAGCCAACTACGCTACGTTTCGATAGTGCCCGCAATGAGCTGCGTATGCAGGTGACGGCCAAGAGCTATGCCCAAGTGGAGCAGTTTAAGGAGATTGTTTCTCGCTCATATAGGTTGGATTCAGGTGCGATGAACAGCGGTGAAGATTCAGTTACCAGCACATTGACCTTGAGGAGTAAGTAA
- the gspK gene encoding type II secretion system minor pseudopilin GspK, with translation MNQLPAKQRGVALIVVLLIVAMVAIIATNINSRNQLSVRRTLNLAEYDQAFWYAISAEELAKKVLKQDFEDADGTVHLQQYWAQADVVFPAENGEISGTISDLQSCFNLNALSAESVKGAGGNGQPKLPLAAVQYKGLLVALGMDDFGAERLTHTLKDYIDEDATASPFGAEDADYESRNVPYRAANTLMSHRSELRAVLGYTQDIYLKLLPYICVIPGNNKQVLNVNTIEVEQAALLAGMFDNKISVGEAESIINQRPGDGYEKTEDFTEISSISSLITADAALKTSFDVTTKYFKLEAGAKVENATFRLESVLKMDGSNIEVLTRQFGGQK, from the coding sequence ATGAATCAGCTTCCAGCTAAACAGCGAGGTGTCGCGCTTATCGTGGTGCTGTTGATCGTCGCCATGGTGGCAATTATCGCCACCAACATTAATAGTCGTAACCAGTTATCGGTGCGCCGTACCCTCAATTTGGCCGAGTATGATCAGGCATTCTGGTACGCCATCTCCGCCGAAGAGTTAGCTAAAAAAGTACTCAAGCAAGATTTCGAAGACGCAGATGGTACGGTACACCTACAGCAATATTGGGCCCAAGCCGATGTGGTATTCCCCGCAGAAAATGGCGAGATTAGCGGCACAATTTCAGACTTGCAGTCTTGTTTTAACCTCAATGCGCTGTCGGCCGAAAGTGTAAAGGGAGCCGGAGGCAATGGCCAACCTAAATTACCACTGGCGGCGGTGCAATATAAAGGTTTACTGGTTGCATTGGGCATGGATGATTTCGGCGCCGAGCGGCTAACTCATACCCTAAAAGATTATATCGATGAGGATGCAACGGCGAGCCCATTTGGCGCCGAAGATGCAGATTATGAGTCCCGTAACGTACCATATCGTGCGGCTAACACCTTGATGAGTCATCGTAGTGAATTGCGGGCAGTGTTGGGATATACACAAGATATCTACCTTAAGTTACTGCCCTATATTTGTGTGATACCTGGTAATAATAAACAGGTATTGAATGTGAATACCATTGAGGTTGAGCAGGCCGCGCTGCTTGCCGGCATGTTTGATAATAAGATTTCAGTGGGCGAGGCGGAAAGCATCATCAATCAGCGTCCCGGGGACGGATATGAGAAGACTGAAGATTTTACCGAGATATCCTCTATATCTAGCCTAATAACGGCAGATGCGGCGTTAAAAACCAGCTTTGACGTCACTACGAAGTATTTCAAGTTGGAGGCAGGGGCTAAAGTAGAGAATGCTACCTTCCGGCTAGAGAGTGTATTGAAAATGGATGGTAGCAATATAGAGGTCTTGACGCGCCAATTTGGCGGACAGAAATAA
- the gspJ gene encoding type II secretion system minor pseudopilin GspJ, which yields MLIAIAIFAMIGLAANAVLSTVIKNDEVTKEFSSKLKAMQQGFGALERDLGQMVARTPRLLEGGRGSTVFQTGSDILDSESEALVFFRLGWLNPDGILPRGSIQSVAYVVRDGALERWYYPYPEPEFGADPIKTIVMRGVISVQYSFFMEDKWERKVDGTKLPKAIAMEIELEGLGKIQRKFLLPLGAPVASNKNNGGGNNNGGGNNNGGGNNNGGGNNNGGGNNNGGGNNNGGGKQDENGR from the coding sequence ATGTTGATCGCTATCGCTATCTTCGCCATGATCGGCTTGGCGGCAAATGCGGTATTGAGTACGGTCATTAAAAACGATGAAGTCACCAAAGAGTTTTCCAGCAAGTTAAAGGCGATGCAGCAAGGCTTTGGTGCATTAGAGCGTGACTTAGGTCAGATGGTGGCCAGAACGCCAAGATTGCTCGAAGGTGGTCGCGGTAGCACAGTATTTCAAACCGGCTCTGATATTTTGGATTCTGAATCAGAGGCTTTGGTCTTCTTCCGCTTGGGCTGGCTCAACCCGGATGGGATTTTACCCCGTGGCAGCATACAGTCAGTGGCGTACGTGGTCAGAGACGGTGCCCTCGAGCGTTGGTATTACCCCTATCCTGAGCCTGAATTCGGGGCGGATCCGATTAAAACCATAGTGATGCGAGGGGTGATATCGGTGCAGTACTCCTTCTTTATGGAAGATAAGTGGGAAAGAAAGGTCGATGGCACTAAGTTGCCCAAAGCGATAGCCATGGAGATCGAATTAGAGGGCCTAGGCAAGATTCAACGTAAATTCTTACTCCCCTTAGGCGCGCCAGTAGCTTCAAATAAGAACAACGGCGGCGGCAATAATAACGGCGGCGGCAATAACAACGGCGGCGGCAATAACAACGGTGGTGGCAATAACAACGGTGGTGGCAATAACAACGGTGGTGGCAATAACAACGGTGGTGGAAAGCAGGATGAGAATGGCAGATAG
- the gspI gene encoding type II secretion system minor pseudopilin GspI, giving the protein MAVTMGTKSIMNTKAKGMTLLEVIVALAVFSIAAVSITKSLGDQIANMPILEERTYAQWVADNVMVDARLEAKFPDIGKKDGEMELAGRDWYWRKEIVKTSDDKFRMIRVSVSNDARYKRIVAQVNSYVLNPE; this is encoded by the coding sequence ATGGCGGTGACTATGGGCACTAAGAGCATAATGAACACCAAAGCAAAAGGCATGACCTTGTTGGAGGTCATAGTGGCTCTGGCGGTGTTTTCCATCGCGGCAGTATCTATCACTAAGAGCCTGGGGGATCAGATCGCCAACATGCCGATCTTAGAAGAGCGTACCTATGCCCAATGGGTGGCTGACAATGTGATGGTCGATGCCAGGTTGGAAGCTAAGTTTCCCGATATCGGCAAAAAAGATGGCGAAATGGAGCTTGCCGGACGTGATTGGTATTGGCGTAAAGAGATAGTAAAAACTTCAGATGACAAATTCCGCATGATACGTGTGAGTGTCAGCAATGATGCTCGTTATAAACGTATTGTTGCCCAGGTGAACAGTTATGTACTCAATCCGGAATAG
- the gspH gene encoding type II secretion system minor pseudopilin GspH — protein MKLVSQKGFTLMEVLLVVLLMGLAASAVTMTMGGADGKKELERTALQFMAATEMVLDETVLSGHFIGIVIEKTSYKYVFYDEGKWKSLDRDRILAERQMKDGVEISLVLDGLPLVQEDEEQDSWFDEPFIDEKTEEEKKKFPEPQILLFPSGEMSAFEMTFFSEDEQGNEIEALVIGDSLGRLSLGRDDEFDGGDYGH, from the coding sequence ATGAAGCTAGTAAGCCAGAAAGGTTTCACCTTAATGGAAGTGCTCTTAGTGGTGCTCTTGATGGGTTTGGCTGCTTCGGCAGTAACCATGACCATGGGCGGCGCCGATGGAAAGAAAGAGCTCGAGAGGACGGCCCTGCAGTTTATGGCTGCTACTGAGATGGTACTCGATGAGACTGTGCTCAGTGGTCATTTCATCGGTATCGTGATCGAAAAGACCAGTTATAAATATGTCTTCTACGATGAGGGTAAATGGAAGTCATTAGATAGAGATCGTATTCTGGCCGAACGGCAGATGAAAGATGGGGTCGAGATAAGTCTGGTCCTCGATGGTCTACCTCTGGTGCAGGAAGATGAAGAGCAAGATTCCTGGTTCGACGAGCCCTTCATAGACGAGAAGACCGAAGAGGAGAAAAAGAAGTTTCCTGAGCCGCAAATTTTGTTATTTCCAAGTGGTGAGATGAGTGCTTTCGAGATGACCTTTTTTAGTGAAGATGAACAAGGTAACGAAATTGAAGCATTAGTGATTGGTGATTCGCTCGGACGCTTATCTCTGGGGAGAGACGATGAGTTCGATGGCGGTGACTATGGGCACTAA
- the gspG gene encoding type II secretion system major pseudopilin GspG has protein sequence MQTRNKQKGFTLLEVMVVIVILGILASMVVPNLMGNKDKADQQKAVSDIVALENALDMYRLDNSIYPTTEQGLDALVQKPNSSPEPRNYREDGYVKRLPQDPWRNDYLLLSPGENGKLDIFSTGPDGQAGTDDDIGNWNLQNFQ, from the coding sequence ATGCAAACAAGAAATAAGCAGAAAGGTTTCACCCTACTCGAAGTGATGGTAGTTATCGTGATTTTAGGGATTCTAGCTTCTATGGTTGTTCCCAACTTAATGGGAAACAAGGATAAGGCCGATCAACAGAAAGCGGTTTCAGATATCGTCGCCTTAGAGAATGCCTTAGACATGTATCGTTTGGACAACAGCATCTATCCAACGACCGAACAGGGTCTGGATGCCTTAGTACAAAAACCAAATAGTTCACCTGAGCCGCGTAACTATCGTGAAGATGGCTATGTGAAGCGTTTGCCACAAGATCCATGGAGAAATGATTACTTGCTACTGAGCCCAGGTGAAAATGGCAAGCTTGATATCTTCAGCACGGGTCCAGATGGCCAAGCGGGCACAGATGATGATATTGGGAACTGGAATCTACAGAACTTCCAGTAA
- the gspF gene encoding type II secretion system inner membrane protein GspF: protein MPAFEYKALDKQGKQQKGVIEADTARHARGQLRDQRLMPLEIKPVLEKEAKAKSGGKSLFQRGISVAELALLTRQIATLVAAGLPVEEALKAVGQQCEKDRLASMIMAVRSRVVEGYSLADSLAEFPHIFDDLYRAMVASGEKSGHLEVVLNRLADYTERRQQLKSKMTQAMIYPVVLTVVAIGVIAILLAAVVPQVVGQFEHMGQQLPWTTQLLIASSDFVRDYGLLVLGVMVGGFVLFRRLLTKPEYRMKFDSLLLKLPVISRISKGLNTARFARTLSILAASSVPLLDAMRIASEVLINVKVRAAVEEATARVREGTSLGAALTNTKLFPPMMLYMITSGEKSGQLEQMLERAADNQDREFESNVTIALGIFEPMLVVSMATVVLFIVLAILQPILELNNMVSG, encoded by the coding sequence ATGCCTGCATTTGAATATAAGGCTTTAGATAAACAAGGAAAACAGCAGAAAGGCGTGATCGAGGCGGATACTGCCCGTCATGCCCGTGGCCAGCTCAGAGATCAACGCTTGATGCCGTTAGAGATTAAGCCTGTTCTCGAGAAAGAAGCTAAGGCTAAATCGGGAGGCAAGAGTCTGTTTCAGCGCGGTATATCCGTGGCAGAACTTGCGCTTCTCACGCGTCAAATCGCCACTCTGGTTGCGGCGGGGTTACCGGTAGAGGAAGCGTTGAAAGCGGTCGGTCAGCAGTGCGAGAAAGATCGTCTGGCTAGCATGATCATGGCGGTGCGCTCACGTGTGGTCGAAGGTTATAGCTTGGCTGATTCTCTGGCCGAATTTCCCCATATCTTCGATGATCTCTATCGCGCCATGGTGGCATCGGGAGAAAAGTCTGGTCATCTCGAGGTGGTGCTTAACCGCTTGGCTGATTACACCGAGCGTCGACAGCAACTGAAAAGCAAGATGACTCAGGCGATGATCTATCCCGTAGTATTAACCGTTGTCGCCATAGGCGTTATCGCGATTCTATTGGCCGCGGTAGTGCCCCAGGTCGTTGGCCAGTTCGAACATATGGGCCAGCAGCTGCCCTGGACGACTCAATTACTGATCGCCTCGTCAGACTTTGTCAGAGATTATGGACTGCTTGTCCTAGGTGTGATGGTTGGTGGGTTTGTGTTGTTTAGACGTCTACTGACTAAACCTGAATACCGCATGAAGTTTGATTCCTTACTCCTCAAGTTACCTGTCATTAGCAGGATCAGTAAGGGACTCAACACGGCACGCTTTGCTCGGACCTTGAGTATCTTAGCGGCGAGCTCAGTGCCACTACTGGATGCGATGCGAATTGCCAGCGAGGTCTTGATTAATGTAAAGGTCCGGGCTGCGGTAGAAGAAGCAACGGCGCGAGTACGTGAAGGCACCAGTTTAGGTGCAGCGTTGACGAATACGAAACTTTTTCCGCCTATGATGCTCTATATGATCACCTCGGGTGAGAAGAGTGGCCAGCTAGAGCAGATGCTTGAGCGAGCTGCGGATAACCAGGACAGAGAATTCGAGTCGAATGTCACCATAGCACTGGGGATATTTGAGCCTATGCTGGTCGTCAGCATGGCTACCGTAGTCTTGTTTATCGTTTTGGCTATTCTGCAACCAATCTTAGAGCTTAATAATATGGTCAGTGGTTAA
- the gspE gene encoding type II secretion system ATPase GspE, with protein MSNAQLPQSDELALVSDEVWQDAEIDSDEEFRSDSRERLPFAFSHRFDVVIDTGVDEALTLYHTAETPLAALLEVRRYTGRELPLVQLVPAEFEARLTQAYQANSSEAQQLMEDIGNEMDLYTLAEELPQTEDLLEGDDDAPIIKLINALLSEAIKEEASDIHIETYEKQLVVRFRVDGMLKEVLKPNRKLSSLLVSRIKVMARLDIAEKRVPQDGRISLRIGGRAVDVRVSTMPSSHGERVVLRLLDKNTGNLDLIQLGMTEQIRIEFDELIRKPHGIILVTGPTGSGKSTTLYAGLSELNSKETNILTVEDPIEYELEGVGQTQVNTKVDMTFARGLRAILRQDPDVVMIGEIRDLETAQIAVQASLTGHMVLSTLHTNTASGSITRLQDMGVEPFLVSSSLLGVLAQRLIRTLCSECKSEHVPDQSERKLLGMVEDDQRVIYRAEGCKSCGNNGYRGRTGIHELLIVTDEVRELIHTGRGELAIEKLIRQTTPSIRHDGMSKVLAGKTTLEEVLRVTREE; from the coding sequence ATGAGTAATGCTCAACTCCCTCAAAGTGATGAGCTGGCTTTAGTTTCTGATGAAGTTTGGCAGGACGCTGAAATAGACAGTGATGAGGAGTTTCGTTCCGATAGTAGAGAGCGCTTACCCTTCGCTTTCTCCCATCGTTTCGATGTGGTGATCGATACTGGTGTCGATGAAGCTCTGACCTTGTATCATACTGCCGAGACTCCCCTGGCTGCTCTGCTCGAAGTCAGACGCTATACTGGGCGTGAGCTGCCTTTGGTGCAGCTGGTTCCGGCTGAGTTTGAGGCTAGATTAACTCAGGCTTATCAGGCTAATTCTTCCGAGGCACAGCAGCTGATGGAAGATATCGGCAATGAGATGGACTTGTATACATTAGCCGAAGAGTTACCTCAAACTGAGGACCTGCTTGAGGGCGATGATGATGCGCCTATCATCAAGTTGATCAACGCCTTATTATCGGAAGCGATCAAAGAGGAAGCCTCAGATATTCATATTGAGACCTATGAGAAACAGCTGGTTGTCCGTTTTCGCGTCGATGGCATGTTGAAAGAGGTGCTCAAGCCCAATCGTAAACTTTCATCTTTATTGGTTTCCCGTATCAAGGTGATGGCACGTCTGGATATCGCCGAGAAGCGTGTTCCTCAAGATGGCCGTATCTCATTGCGAATTGGTGGTCGCGCCGTCGATGTGCGTGTGTCGACTATGCCGTCGAGTCACGGCGAGCGCGTGGTATTGCGGCTATTGGATAAAAATACCGGCAACTTAGATCTCATTCAACTTGGTATGACAGAGCAGATCCGTATCGAATTCGATGAACTGATCCGCAAGCCCCATGGGATTATTTTAGTGACCGGGCCTACAGGGTCGGGTAAGAGTACAACGCTATATGCTGGTCTGAGCGAGCTGAACTCGAAAGAAACAAATATTCTTACGGTTGAAGATCCTATCGAATATGAACTCGAGGGGGTAGGTCAAACTCAGGTAAATACTAAGGTCGATATGACCTTTGCTCGTGGTCTGCGCGCGATTCTGCGACAAGATCCTGATGTGGTGATGATAGGAGAGATCCGCGACTTAGAAACGGCGCAGATTGCAGTTCAGGCATCATTAACGGGTCACATGGTGTTATCGACGCTTCACACCAATACCGCATCTGGTTCAATCACTCGATTACAGGATATGGGCGTGGAGCCTTTCCTTGTCTCATCGAGTCTGTTGGGCGTGCTGGCCCAACGCCTAATCCGCACCTTATGTTCCGAGTGTAAATCTGAGCATGTGCCGGATCAGAGTGAACGTAAATTACTGGGTATGGTCGAAGATGATCAAAGAGTCATATATCGCGCCGAAGGCTGTAAGTCGTGTGGCAATAATGGCTATCGTGGTAGAACGGGTATCCATGAACTGCTCATCGTCACCGACGAAGTACGTGAACTCATCCATACCGGACGTGGTGAATTGGCCATCGAAAAGCTTATTCGTCAAACCACACCGAGTATTCGTCATGATGGCATGAGTAAGGTACTGGCCGGAAAAACTACCCTCGAAGAGGTGTTACGCGTTACTCGCGAGGAATAA